In Chryseobacterium gleum, a single genomic region encodes these proteins:
- a CDS encoding heavy metal translocating P-type ATPase, translating to MATNNKETIYLPLEDVESEHCALIVEKGLAQVKGIETHKVELNNRRAAITVDNSAAIGAAVKAIKDLGYGVSTVKHTFPVLGMTCASCAGSVESIVKHQEGVIEASVNFATGNLTVEYLLNMTDATKLQKAIQSIGYDLLVEEENKQQETLEAIHAEKFQKLKTKTVWAIALSLPVVLIAMFFMDMPYATPIMWLFSTPIVLWLGRDFFINAWKQTKHRSANMDTLVALSTGIAYLFSVFNMLFADFWHQRGLHAHVYFEAAAVIVAFILLGKLLEEKAKGNTSSAIKKLMGLQPKTVIVIQANGTEKQTAIEEVNAGDVILVKPGEKIAVDGMVTSGSSYVDESMLSGEPVPVQKKENEKVFAGTINQKGSFQFKAVKVGRETMLAHIIKMVQDAQGSKAPVQKLVDKIAGIFVPVVIGIAILTFILWFILGGNNGIVQGLLAAVTVLVIACPCALGLATPTAIMVGVGKGAENGILIKDAESLELAKKVDAIILDKTGTITEGRPEVTGIEWLNNDDATKDILLSIEKQSEHPLAEAVVKHLDGVQTTTLSLFDSITGKGAKANHNNETYFVGNKKLLAENNITIAEQLQKQADEWGKQSKTVIWFADSKQALSVIVISDKIKETSVEAIRQMQDMGIELYMLTGDNEATAKAIAKQTGIGHYKAEVLPQHKADFVKELQSKGKVVAMVGDGINDSTALATADVSIAMGKGSDIALDVAKMTIISSDLTKIPQAIKLSKQTVATIKQNLFWAFIYNLIGIPIAAGILFPINGFLLNPMIAGAAMALSSVSVVTNSLRLKWKK from the coding sequence ATGGCAACGAATAATAAAGAAACTATTTATCTTCCCTTAGAAGATGTAGAAAGCGAACATTGTGCGTTAATCGTTGAAAAAGGATTGGCACAGGTCAAAGGCATCGAAACCCACAAAGTAGAGCTAAACAACCGCAGGGCAGCTATCACGGTAGATAACAGCGCAGCGATAGGCGCAGCGGTAAAAGCAATCAAAGATTTAGGTTACGGCGTTTCTACTGTAAAACATACATTCCCTGTATTGGGAATGACCTGCGCATCCTGTGCAGGCAGTGTAGAAAGTATTGTAAAGCATCAGGAGGGCGTTATAGAAGCATCCGTAAACTTTGCTACGGGAAATCTTACCGTGGAATACCTACTCAATATGACCGATGCCACCAAACTGCAAAAGGCGATACAGTCCATAGGTTACGATTTACTGGTAGAAGAAGAAAATAAGCAGCAGGAAACATTAGAAGCTATCCACGCTGAAAAGTTCCAAAAGCTAAAGACTAAAACCGTATGGGCTATTGCGCTGTCATTGCCTGTTGTATTGATAGCAATGTTCTTTATGGATATGCCCTATGCAACCCCTATAATGTGGCTGTTCTCTACTCCTATTGTATTGTGGTTAGGCAGGGATTTTTTCATCAATGCCTGGAAGCAGACAAAACATCGTTCAGCCAATATGGATACACTGGTAGCATTGAGTACAGGTATCGCTTATCTGTTCAGCGTATTCAATATGTTGTTTGCAGATTTTTGGCATCAGAGAGGACTACACGCCCACGTATATTTTGAAGCAGCAGCCGTAATTGTCGCATTTATCCTGTTAGGGAAACTATTGGAAGAAAAAGCCAAAGGCAATACCTCTTCAGCCATTAAAAAACTGATGGGCTTACAACCCAAGACCGTTATTGTTATACAAGCGAATGGAACCGAAAAACAAACCGCTATTGAAGAGGTAAACGCAGGCGATGTTATTCTTGTAAAGCCGGGCGAAAAGATTGCGGTGGACGGTATGGTTACTTCGGGCAGTTCCTACGTTGATGAAAGTATGTTGAGTGGCGAGCCTGTACCTGTACAGAAAAAAGAAAACGAAAAAGTATTTGCGGGAACGATTAACCAAAAAGGAAGTTTCCAATTCAAAGCGGTTAAAGTCGGAAGGGAAACAATGCTTGCCCATATCATCAAAATGGTTCAGGATGCGCAAGGCAGTAAAGCACCAGTACAAAAGTTGGTAGATAAGATTGCAGGAATTTTTGTTCCCGTTGTGATAGGGATTGCTATTCTCACATTTATCCTATGGTTTATTTTAGGCGGCAACAATGGCATAGTTCAGGGATTGTTAGCGGCTGTTACGGTATTGGTTATTGCCTGCCCTTGTGCTTTGGGATTGGCTACGCCTACCGCTATAATGGTTGGCGTTGGCAAAGGTGCTGAAAACGGTATTCTGATAAAGGATGCCGAAAGTTTGGAATTAGCCAAAAAAGTTGATGCCATTATTTTAGATAAAACAGGAACGATAACAGAGGGTAGACCAGAGGTAACAGGTATCGAATGGCTAAACAATGATGATGCAACGAAAGATATTTTATTAAGCATCGAAAAGCAATCCGAACACCCATTGGCAGAAGCGGTAGTGAAACATTTAGACGGTGTACAAACCACTACTTTATCACTGTTCGATAGTATTACAGGAAAAGGTGCAAAAGCCAATCACAACAACGAAACCTATTTTGTAGGCAATAAAAAGCTATTGGCAGAAAACAACATTACCATTGCGGAGCAACTGCAAAAGCAAGCGGATGAATGGGGAAAACAATCCAAAACAGTTATTTGGTTTGCCGACAGCAAACAGGCGCTTTCCGTTATCGTCATTTCTGATAAAATCAAAGAAACATCGGTCGAAGCCATCCGGCAAATGCAGGATATGGGCATAGAATTGTATATGCTTACGGGCGATAATGAAGCCACTGCAAAAGCCATTGCAAAGCAAACTGGCATCGGGCATTACAAGGCAGAGGTATTGCCACAGCACAAAGCCGATTTTGTAAAGGAACTTCAAAGCAAAGGCAAAGTAGTGGCAATGGTTGGCGACGGTATTAATGACAGCACAGCTTTGGCAACAGCCGATGTAAGTATTGCAATGGGTAAAGGTTCCGACATTGCATTGGATGTTGCCAAGATGACCATTATTTCATCAGACCTTACCAAAATACCACAGGCAATAAAACTTTCAAAACAGACCGTAGCCACTATTAAGCAAAATCTGTTTTGGGCATTCATCTATAATTTAATCGGCATTCCTATTGCGGCAGGTATCTTATTCCCAATAAATGGCTTCCTGCTGAACCCGATGATTGCAGGTGCAGCAATGGCATTGAGCAGCGTGAGCGTGGTAACTAACAGCCTGCGGTTGAAGTGGAAAAAATAA
- a CDS encoding DUF3347 domain-containing protein encodes MKSLSKIVMVIGVLLSSINSFAQIKNAKTETVKIYGNCGMCKTTIEKAGNIKNIAAVEWNKDSKMATLSYDDKKTNQDEILKRIALAGYDSEKFLAPDDVYAKLPGCCQYSRELKPVAKTKDAAMDMKNEHANHNQSGMAQKNITETQNVPQLKAVFDNYFSVKDALVKTDAGTSSAKAVELVKAIKAVEMTKLSTDEHTVWMKVMKDLTANAEKIAASKDVAKQRETFALLSKNMYELAKVSKQETPVYYQHCPMYNNGKGANWLSKEEAVKNPYYGSQMLNCGSVQETIK; translated from the coding sequence ATGAAATCATTATCAAAAATAGTGATGGTAATCGGCGTATTACTATCATCAATAAACAGTTTCGCACAAATCAAAAATGCGAAAACAGAAACCGTAAAAATTTACGGCAATTGCGGAATGTGTAAAACAACCATCGAAAAGGCAGGAAATATAAAAAATATAGCTGCTGTAGAATGGAATAAAGACAGCAAAATGGCTACACTCAGCTATGATGATAAAAAAACAAATCAGGATGAAATATTGAAACGTATCGCTTTGGCTGGTTACGACAGCGAAAAATTCTTAGCTCCTGATGATGTTTATGCTAAACTTCCGGGATGTTGCCAGTACAGCAGAGAACTAAAGCCAGTAGCAAAAACCAAAGATGCTGCTATGGATATGAAAAATGAACACGCCAATCATAACCAAAGCGGTATGGCTCAAAAAAATATCACTGAAACGCAAAATGTACCACAGTTAAAAGCCGTTTTCGATAACTACTTTTCGGTAAAAGATGCCTTGGTAAAAACCGATGCAGGTACTTCTTCGGCAAAAGCGGTAGAATTGGTCAAAGCCATCAAAGCGGTAGAGATGACAAAACTTTCTACCGACGAACATACCGTTTGGATGAAAGTAATGAAAGATTTAACGGCTAATGCCGAAAAGATTGCTGCTTCTAAAGATGTTGCAAAACAAAGGGAAACTTTCGCTTTGCTTTCTAAAAATATGTACGAATTAGCTAAGGTATCTAAACAAGAGACACCTGTTTATTATCAGCATTGTCCAATGTATAACAATGGTAAAGGTGCAAATTGGTTAAGTAAGGAAGAGGCTGTTAAAAACCCGTATTACGGCTCTCAAATGCTTAACTGTGGTAGTGTGCAGGAAACTATTAAATAG
- a CDS encoding helix-turn-helix domain-containing protein, translated as MSTLFIKNMVCNRCIMVVQNELDKLGLNVKKIKLGEVVLDKEITSEEKNNVDKVLIPLGFELIDDKKSRIIEKIKNIIIDLVHHQDNHAKTNLSDVLSSQLHHDYNYLSNLFSEVEGTTIEKYFIAQKVEKVKELLVYDELSLSEIAFRLNYSSVSYLSNQFKKVTGLTPSYFKQIKEDKRKPLDSL; from the coding sequence ATGAGTACACTCTTTATTAAAAATATGGTTTGCAACCGCTGTATTATGGTGGTGCAAAATGAATTGGATAAGTTAGGTCTGAACGTAAAAAAAATCAAACTTGGAGAGGTAGTATTGGATAAAGAGATTACATCCGAAGAAAAAAATAATGTAGATAAGGTTTTAATTCCATTAGGCTTTGAACTTATTGACGATAAAAAAAGCCGCATAATTGAAAAGATAAAAAATATAATTATTGACCTTGTGCATCATCAGGACAACCACGCCAAAACCAATCTTTCGGATGTGCTAAGTAGTCAACTGCACCACGATTATAATTATTTATCTAATCTCTTTTCGGAGGTAGAGGGTACTACCATTGAAAAATACTTTATTGCCCAAAAAGTAGAAAAGGTAAAAGAGCTATTGGTATATGATGAGCTTTCTTTGAGTGAAATTGCCTTTCGTTTAAACTATTCGAGTGTGTCCTACCTAAGCAACCAGTTCAAAAAAGTTACAGGGCTGACACCGAGCTATTTCAAACAGATAAAAGAAGATAAAAGGAAGCCATTGGATAGTTTGTAA
- a CDS encoding heavy-metal-associated domain-containing protein: MENKEFQFKTNINCGGCIASVKPHLDNAEGICHWEVDTANKDKVLTIKSEGITEDQVIETVQKAGFKIEPLNA; this comes from the coding sequence ATGGAAAATAAAGAATTTCAATTTAAGACGAACATCAATTGTGGCGGTTGTATAGCATCTGTAAAGCCGCATTTGGACAATGCAGAGGGCATCTGCCATTGGGAAGTTGACACCGCCAATAAAGACAAGGTACTTACAATAAAATCAGAGGGTATTACCGAAGACCAGGTAATTGAAACAGTACAAAAAGCAGGCTTTAAAATCGAACCTTTAAACGCTTAA
- a CDS encoding heme-binding domain-containing protein, whose amino-acid sequence MKKVLKIILAIVLFIFIAIQFYQPALNVDKGQVYTTDFTQVYKMPVEVKAMLQTSCYDCHSNNTKYVWYDYIQPARAIVENHINNAKEDLNFNEWGTYTNRKQERLLNSIKEQIETKQMPLSSYTMMHKNTKLNDEQIKILTNWLKEQE is encoded by the coding sequence ATGAAGAAAGTATTAAAGATAATTTTAGCAATAGTGCTGTTTATTTTTATTGCAATTCAATTTTATCAGCCTGCCCTTAATGTAGATAAAGGGCAGGTTTACACCACCGATTTTACGCAAGTCTATAAAATGCCTGTTGAAGTAAAAGCGATGCTCCAAACCTCTTGCTACGATTGTCATAGCAACAATACCAAATACGTTTGGTACGATTATATACAGCCTGCGAGAGCCATAGTAGAAAATCATATTAACAACGCAAAAGAAGATTTGAATTTCAATGAATGGGGTACATACACAAACAGGAAACAAGAAAGATTATTAAACTCAATCAAAGAACAAATAGAAACGAAGCAAATGCCCTTATCATCATATACAATGATGCATAAAAATACAAAACTGAATGATGAGCAAATCAAAATATTAACCAATTGGTTAAAAGAGCAGGAGTAA
- a CDS encoding type IA DNA topoisomerase → MKTIIAEKPSVAREIAGLLGASDKKDGYLTGNGYFVTWAFGHLIGLGMPEDYGISGFDKASLPILPNPFLLTVRKVKKDKEYTADTGALKQLKVIEQLFSRSNSIIVATDAGREGELIFRYIYEYLKCNKPFERLWISSLTEKAIKQGFDNLKDGAAFDGLHQAAQGRSRADWLVGINATQALSIAAGNGIYSLGRVQTPTLALICKRYLDNKNFTVKKYWQIQLSHNKAQVDFKSISVTKWEEKQLADDTLKAIQRGTKATVTSAATKSVTEQPPLLFDLTGLQKEANKRLKLSAEATLNIAQSLYEKKFITYPRTGSKYIPEDMWAEIPNLVRALQNREDCKQALTKIKWGRFNKRIVNDLRVTDHHGLLITDKVPSVLNADENKIYNMIALRLLEAISQACVKEITDVSLQVLHYDFMAKGCKIQEAGWRSIKGSFTDDGEEPVQELPELHKGDELAIKEAAVLEKQTKPPVLYSEAGLLSAMETAGKEIENEEERKALKNIGIGTPATRAAIIETLFTRNYIQRDKRSLIPTEKGLQVYGLVKDRKIADVAMTAEWELALQKIENNEADAGTFQKEMETYAKSITDELLQTSIASTNQPKLTCPKCKSQQLIIRDKIVKCPDEACNWVQFRTVCGVQISIENITSLVNKGKTSLIKGMTSKAGKKFDAYIVLKENAESSFEFEKNKSSKRNGK, encoded by the coding sequence ATGAAAACAATTATTGCAGAAAAACCAAGCGTAGCAAGGGAAATAGCCGGCTTGTTGGGAGCATCCGATAAAAAGGACGGCTACCTGACAGGTAACGGCTATTTTGTTACGTGGGCATTCGGTCATTTAATAGGACTGGGAATGCCCGAAGACTACGGCATTTCGGGATTTGATAAAGCATCCCTGCCGATATTGCCCAACCCTTTTTTATTGACCGTCCGCAAGGTCAAAAAAGACAAAGAGTACACTGCCGATACTGGCGCATTAAAGCAACTGAAAGTTATCGAACAGCTTTTTAGCCGTAGCAACAGCATTATTGTTGCTACCGATGCAGGACGTGAGGGCGAATTGATATTTCGCTATATCTACGAATACCTTAAATGCAACAAACCCTTTGAACGCCTTTGGATAAGTTCGCTTACCGAAAAAGCCATAAAACAAGGCTTTGATAATCTAAAAGACGGGGCAGCATTTGACGGATTGCATCAGGCGGCACAAGGCAGAAGCCGAGCCGATTGGCTTGTGGGCATCAATGCTACACAGGCATTGAGCATAGCCGCAGGCAATGGTATCTATTCGCTCGGAAGAGTACAAACGCCCACACTGGCTTTGATATGTAAACGCTACCTCGACAATAAGAATTTCACGGTAAAGAAATACTGGCAGATACAATTATCGCACAATAAAGCGCAGGTTGATTTCAAAAGCATTTCCGTAACCAAATGGGAAGAAAAGCAGCTTGCCGATGATACCCTTAAAGCTATTCAGCGTGGTACAAAGGCAACAGTTACATCAGCAGCAACCAAAAGCGTTACAGAACAACCGCCCTTGCTTTTCGACCTGACAGGCTTACAAAAGGAAGCCAATAAAAGGCTGAAATTATCTGCTGAAGCAACGCTCAATATCGCACAAAGCCTGTACGAAAAGAAGTTTATCACTTACCCACGTACCGGAAGCAAATACATCCCTGAAGATATGTGGGCAGAAATTCCAAACCTTGTGCGGGCTTTGCAGAACCGGGAAGATTGCAAGCAAGCTCTAACCAAAATCAAATGGGGACGGTTCAACAAACGTATCGTGAATGACCTCCGTGTAACGGACCATCACGGTTTGTTGATTACGGACAAAGTGCCGTCGGTACTTAATGCAGACGAAAACAAGATTTACAATATGATTGCGCTTCGATTGCTCGAAGCCATATCACAAGCCTGTGTCAAAGAAATAACCGATGTATCATTACAGGTATTGCATTACGACTTTATGGCAAAAGGCTGTAAAATTCAGGAAGCAGGTTGGCGTTCCATCAAAGGGAGTTTTACAGACGATGGCGAAGAACCAGTGCAGGAATTACCTGAACTGCATAAAGGCGACGAACTTGCCATAAAGGAAGCCGCCGTTTTGGAAAAGCAGACCAAACCGCCAGTGCTTTACAGCGAAGCCGGGCTTTTGTCGGCTATGGAAACCGCAGGGAAAGAAATCGAGAACGAGGAAGAACGAAAAGCCCTCAAAAATATCGGTATCGGTACTCCTGCAACAAGAGCCGCCATTATCGAAACCCTGTTTACCCGCAATTATATCCAACGGGATAAACGTTCTTTAATCCCTACTGAAAAAGGATTACAGGTGTACGGGCTTGTTAAAGACCGGAAAATTGCGGATGTGGCAATGACCGCCGAATGGGAACTGGCATTGCAGAAAATCGAGAACAACGAAGCGGATGCCGGAACATTCCAAAAGGAAATGGAAACCTATGCGAAATCCATTACCGATGAACTGCTGCAAACCTCTATTGCAAGCACCAATCAGCCGAAACTGACCTGCCCGAAATGTAAAAGTCAGCAACTCATTATCCGTGACAAAATTGTGAAATGCCCTGATGAGGCTTGTAACTGGGTACAGTTCCGCACCGTCTGCGGTGTACAAATCAGTATCGAAAACATAACAAGCCTTGTCAATAAAGGCAAAACCTCTCTTATCAAAGGAATGACAAGCAAAGCCGGAAAGAAATTCGATGCTTATATCGTGCTGAAAGAGAATGCGGAAAGTTCTTTTGAGTTTGAGAAAAACAAAAGCAGTAAACGCAATGGAAAATAA
- a CDS encoding multicopper oxidase family protein, with protein MNIPRNITIRLLQGVFILLCSQSLFAQKVVRYELYVKDTLVNYAGKEKRAIAVNGQIPMPTLTFTEGDTAEIVVHNQLKESTSLHWHGVFLPNKEDGVPWLTQKPIEPGTTYTYRFPIIQHGTHWYHSHSGLQEQIGMYGSFVMKKRDDDKTFRKGIDDLPTVPIILSEWTNLNPDNINRMLHNANDWAAIKKNATQSYAEAIKDGHFKTKLTNEWKRMLAMDVSDVYYDKILINGNHTTDLKTVDGKKLKAGDKVRLRVSNGGASSYFWLRYAGGKITVVANDGNDVEPVEVDRLIIAVSETYDIVVTIPDDGVAYEFLATTEDRTQSASYFVGNGIKQLISPLPRLKYFEGMKMMNDMMKMNGDLDDMGMKMSLNQMDMNVVMYPEITGEAKPKEDHSGHNMNMDNDPNRYNANALGEIKTLNYAMLQSPYNTELPKDAPVKELKFTLTGNMNRYVWSMDNKILSETDKIPVKKGEILRITIYNNSMMRHPMHLHGFDFRVINGKGEKSPLKNVLDIMPMETDTIEFLANEEGDWFFHCHILYHMMSGMNRVFAVDDYKNPNLPNKKQAYNKLQRESNMPHFMAQNDFATNGNDGEAMFQNARWSLGTEWRLGYNDMHGYEVETHLGRYIGKMQWFMPFIGFDWRYRKMGIDEHETNLFGQKNEKDTRRAFSLGFMYTLPMLVNFQAEVYHDGIVRLSLMREDIPISKRLRAGFMVNTDMEYMADLKYIINKNIGIRTHYDSDMGLGIGLSLNY; from the coding sequence ATGAATATACCCAGAAATATTACCATAAGATTGCTACAGGGAGTTTTTATACTGCTATGTTCGCAATCCCTCTTCGCACAAAAAGTAGTGCGATACGAGCTGTATGTAAAAGATACGCTTGTGAACTATGCAGGAAAAGAAAAAAGGGCTATTGCAGTAAACGGTCAGATACCAATGCCAACGCTCACATTTACTGAGGGCGACACTGCCGAGATTGTGGTGCATAACCAATTAAAAGAAAGTACATCACTGCATTGGCACGGCGTGTTTTTGCCCAACAAAGAAGATGGTGTGCCTTGGCTTACACAAAAGCCTATTGAACCAGGAACAACATATACCTATCGTTTTCCGATTATCCAACACGGAACGCATTGGTATCATTCCCATTCAGGTTTGCAGGAGCAGATTGGAATGTATGGCAGTTTTGTGATGAAAAAGCGTGATGACGATAAAACCTTTAGAAAAGGAATTGATGATTTGCCGACCGTACCCATCATTTTAAGCGAATGGACAAACCTAAATCCCGATAACATTAACCGTATGTTGCACAACGCCAATGATTGGGCAGCGATAAAAAAGAATGCTACACAGTCCTATGCGGAAGCCATCAAAGACGGTCATTTCAAAACCAAATTGACCAACGAATGGAAACGTATGTTGGCAATGGACGTAAGCGATGTGTATTATGACAAAATATTAATCAACGGAAATCATACTACCGATTTAAAAACAGTTGATGGCAAAAAACTAAAAGCAGGAGATAAAGTAAGATTAAGAGTATCAAACGGCGGAGCATCATCCTATTTTTGGTTACGATATGCAGGCGGTAAAATTACAGTAGTAGCCAATGATGGTAATGATGTAGAGCCAGTAGAGGTAGATAGATTAATCATTGCGGTTTCCGAAACTTATGATATTGTGGTAACAATTCCTGACGATGGAGTTGCCTACGAGTTTTTAGCCACAACCGAAGACAGAACACAATCGGCAAGCTATTTTGTAGGCAATGGTATCAAACAGTTAATATCGCCACTCCCAAGATTGAAATATTTTGAGGGGATGAAGATGATGAACGATATGATGAAGATGAATGGAGATTTGGACGATATGGGTATGAAAATGAGCCTGAACCAAATGGATATGAATGTGGTAATGTATCCCGAAATTACTGGAGAGGCTAAACCTAAAGAAGACCATAGCGGGCACAATATGAATATGGATAATGACCCCAACCGTTACAATGCAAATGCTTTGGGAGAAATCAAAACGCTGAATTATGCAATGTTGCAATCTCCTTACAATACGGAACTTCCTAAAGATGCTCCGGTCAAAGAATTGAAGTTTACCCTTACGGGAAATATGAACCGATATGTATGGAGTATGGATAATAAAATACTTTCTGAAACCGATAAAATACCCGTAAAAAAAGGAGAAATTTTACGAATTACCATATATAACAACTCAATGATGCGCCACCCGATGCACCTGCACGGTTTCGATTTCAGGGTAATCAACGGTAAAGGCGAAAAATCACCACTGAAAAATGTGTTAGATATAATGCCAATGGAAACAGATACCATTGAATTTTTGGCAAACGAAGAAGGAGATTGGTTTTTCCATTGCCATATCCTATATCATATGATGTCGGGGATGAACAGGGTTTTTGCTGTGGATGACTATAAAAATCCAAACTTACCCAACAAGAAACAAGCATACAATAAATTACAGAGAGAGAGCAATATGCCACATTTTATGGCACAGAACGATTTTGCAACCAATGGTAATGATGGCGAGGCAATGTTTCAAAATGCAAGATGGAGTTTAGGCACAGAATGGCGTTTAGGTTACAATGATATGCACGGTTACGAAGTAGAAACACATTTAGGAAGATACATCGGAAAAATGCAGTGGTTTATGCCATTTATAGGCTTTGACTGGCGTTACCGTAAAATGGGAATAGATGAACACGAAACCAATTTATTCGGGCAGAAAAACGAAAAAGATACACGTAGAGCCTTTAGTTTAGGTTTTATGTACACCTTGCCAATGTTAGTCAATTTTCAGGCAGAAGTATATCACGATGGTATCGTTCGCCTGTCTTTAATGCGAGAAGATATACCAATTTCAAAAAGATTAAGAGCTGGTTTTATGGTCAATACCGATATGGAATATATGGCAGACTTGAAGTATATCATCAATAAGAATATAGGTATTCGTACACACTATGATAGTGATATGGGCTTGGGTATAGGGCTGTCACTAAATTATTAA
- a CDS encoding ORF6N domain-containing protein → MENKLSIIPKEIRNLIYTIRGKQVMLDSDLAALYQVETKNLNKAVKRNIERFPVSFCFQLTEEEIENLRFQIGTSSLNYGGRRYLPYVFTEQGVAMASAILRSDIAVKMSVEIMNAFVEMRKMLISNASLFHRLDNIELKQLEADQKFEEIFKALESDKLYSEKGIFYNGQVFDAYAFVSDIIRSAKSSIILLDNYVDDTVLTLLGKRKTTVTATILTKSISNQLRLDLQRYNSQYPPIDIEVFSDAHDRFLIIDHSELYHIGASLKDLGKNWFAFSRMDIELGRVLQILNK, encoded by the coding sequence ATGGAAAATAAACTGTCAATCATACCCAAAGAAATCAGAAACCTGATTTATACTATCCGGGGCAAACAGGTAATGTTGGATAGCGACCTCGCTGCCTTATATCAGGTAGAAACAAAGAACCTGAACAAAGCCGTAAAAAGAAATATTGAGCGTTTTCCAGTATCATTCTGTTTTCAACTGACCGAAGAGGAAATTGAAAACTTGAGGTTCCAAATTGGAACCTCAAGTTTAAACTACGGCGGCAGACGTTATTTGCCCTATGTTTTTACCGAACAGGGCGTTGCAATGGCATCTGCCATACTCCGTTCTGATATAGCCGTTAAAATGAGTGTGGAAATAATGAATGCTTTTGTTGAAATGCGAAAAATGCTCATTAGCAACGCTTCTTTGTTCCATCGTTTGGATAATATCGAATTAAAGCAACTGGAAGCCGACCAAAAATTTGAAGAGATTTTTAAGGCTTTGGAAAGCGACAAGCTGTACAGCGAGAAAGGTATTTTCTACAATGGGCAGGTATTTGATGCCTACGCCTTTGTTTCCGATATTATCCGAAGTGCCAAAAGCTCAATTATCTTGCTTGATAATTATGTGGATGATACGGTGCTTACTTTGTTGGGTAAGCGTAAGACTACTGTAACCGCTACAATCCTTACCAAAAGCATCAGTAATCAGCTACGATTAGATTTACAACGCTACAATAGCCAATATCCTCCGATAGACATTGAAGTGTTTTCTGATGCCCACGACCGTTTTTTGATTATTGACCATTCAGAACTCTACCATATCGGGGCATCGCTCAAAGACCTGGGCAAAAATTGGTTTGCCTTTTCAAGAATGGATATTGAACTTGGTAGAGTTTTGCAGATTTTAAACAAGTAA
- a CDS encoding DUF3347 domain-containing protein: MKNIFFSIALATVAIISLSCNQSSNKSNDQQANDSTTISETQDLSSATQNDTDSTMALIDATAKKTEQQEVKEVSQNFSIAPIVKDYLVLKNALVADNDRAAANAGKQLFANLNKVDLKTIPANKHKEFMDIFENAKENAEHIGDNAGKIDHQREHLASLSKDVSDLIALFGTTQKLYQDYCPMYNDGKGAVWISEAKAIKNPYYGNQMLTCGSVKKEF; encoded by the coding sequence ATGAAAAATATATTTTTCTCCATCGCATTGGCAACGGTTGCAATAATATCACTTTCGTGCAATCAGTCTTCAAATAAAAGCAACGACCAGCAAGCTAATGACAGTACAACAATATCAGAAACTCAAGATTTGTCATCAGCAACACAAAATGATACAGATAGTACAATGGCATTAATAGATGCCACAGCAAAAAAAACTGAACAACAAGAAGTAAAAGAGGTATCGCAAAACTTCTCTATTGCACCTATTGTTAAGGATTATCTTGTTTTAAAAAATGCACTCGTTGCAGATAATGACAGAGCAGCGGCTAATGCAGGAAAACAACTTTTTGCTAATTTAAACAAGGTGGATCTGAAAACCATACCTGCCAACAAGCATAAGGAGTTTATGGATATTTTCGAAAATGCTAAGGAAAATGCGGAACACATTGGCGACAATGCTGGCAAAATAGACCATCAAAGAGAGCATTTAGCATCGTTAAGTAAAGATGTTTCCGACCTTATTGCATTATTTGGGACTACACAAAAACTATATCAGGACTATTGCCCAATGTACAATGATGGTAAAGGTGCGGTTTGGATTAGCGAAGCCAAAGCAATAAAAAATCCATATTACGGTAATCAGATGCTTACCTGCGGTTCTGTAAAAAAAGAGTTCTAA